In the genome of Chlamydia trachomatis A/HAR-13, one region contains:
- a CDS encoding CT584/Cpn0803 family type III secretion system protein, with protein sequence MTTKPKTLEIDNNTFLLLEGNLKRIFATPIGYTTFREFQNVVFNCAQGQQELANFLFEMLINGKLLQELPAGQKQSAQSLIVQFMMPIRVAKDIHERGEFINFITSDMLAQQERCVFLNRLSRVDGQEFLLMTDVQNTCHLIRHLLSRLLEAQKNPIGEKNLQEIQEDLDSLRAHFEELTKSV encoded by the coding sequence ATGACGACGAAACCCAAAACTCTAGAAATCGATAACAACACGTTCCTGCTTTTGGAAGGCAATTTAAAAAGAATTTTTGCCACGCCTATTGGGTATACAACGTTTAGAGAATTCCAAAATGTAGTGTTTAACTGCGCACAAGGACAACAGGAGCTTGCAAATTTTTTATTTGAGATGTTGATCAATGGGAAGTTGTTGCAAGAGCTACCTGCAGGACAGAAACAATCTGCACAAAGTCTAATTGTACAATTTATGATGCCGATTCGTGTTGCGAAGGATATCCATGAGCGCGGTGAATTCATCAATTTCATTACTTCCGATATGCTAGCTCAACAGGAACGCTGCGTATTTTTAAACCGACTCTCTCGAGTTGATGGGCAGGAATTTCTACTCATGACGGATGTACAAAATACCTGCCATCTCATCCGCCACTTACTGTCTCGTCTGCTTGAAGCGCAAAAAAATCCTATCGGAGAAAAAAATCTCCAAGAAATCCAAGAAGATCTCGATTCTTTACGCGCTCACTTTGAAGAATTAACGAAATCTGTGTAA